From the genome of Bacteroides sp. MSB163, one region includes:
- a CDS encoding TonB-dependent receptor yields MVCSLAVYGQTEMQAIDTLRNIRLQEVIVTATQSDAPGTRSVIGQDAIRHIQVTDLSGLSQLLPGVLVRNPDQNVPAAFTIRSATYENTTNALGTAIVVDGLRMNNNANMQQMGLEGRGSLFNSTVLSGFDVRSLSPSSVESAEVIRGVPSARYGDVTSGVVLVKSKAGIQPLTIGIRLTATEKLASVGKGIAISNNGGTLYLGADYALSNQSPQVFEESYQRFGIQAAYAKDFRSATLRLNMRGYWMKDNDKRGQNTVDGEFRKYLDQNISFSANGQWKLNRSWISNLEYQLGFTYGSQKNESSTYYSGTQQVTTYTAQAGEHAGVFLPPHYFSQLSVEGKPLSGDVSLTANHRKTMGENISNHFQLGLHAEVEGNRGKGICFNPLRPPLKMLRVRTRSYRDIPLLYKYSAFAENHFILRYGKMRTEVQAGVRFTQLPTKRLQRNFSVDPRINLSQIFIDRTDDAFLSRFSVRLGWGLMHKMPVLAYLYPDKSYTDMNCFTYNDAENNQRLTVMHTFVTDRNFNSDLRLPVNQKFEIGVNFRIGGVTADVVWFKEHLKNGYCTSQLAEPFSYRRYSPLISKGEQPELTDEGVMNDGELLSYTLNTTFATYLSPQNGIEQEKQGVEYTIGPIHSKTLRSSFYISGGYLDVCEKNTALSALHPQIEVNGKAYPYVGIYETGSSVANTQIWQQLNSRFQCVTQIPGIGLITSLTLQAVWMDKQQRGMESRFNNPVYTDNNNQKCLNPVYYIDGEGNQHPFTPDMATDECFADLVIRANTTTAFLKDSYKPYFLLNLRVTKEIGRHVSVAFCANNLLQSNPKRYRQSIQKYAVVNPDLYYGAEISIRF; encoded by the coding sequence TTGGTTTGTTCGCTGGCGGTATATGGACAGACTGAAATGCAGGCTATAGATACTCTTCGCAACATCCGGTTACAGGAGGTGATTGTTACTGCTACTCAATCAGATGCTCCGGGAACCCGTTCTGTCATTGGGCAGGATGCTATTCGTCATATACAGGTTACTGACCTTTCTGGCTTATCTCAATTATTGCCCGGCGTTCTTGTACGCAATCCGGATCAGAATGTTCCGGCTGCCTTTACCATCCGCAGTGCAACTTATGAAAATACGACTAATGCTTTAGGGACAGCCATAGTGGTGGATGGACTCCGCATGAATAATAATGCCAATATGCAGCAAATGGGACTTGAAGGTAGGGGAAGCCTCTTTAATAGCACGGTGTTATCCGGTTTCGACGTGCGTTCTTTGTCTCCATCTTCTGTGGAGTCGGCCGAGGTGATACGTGGTGTTCCTTCGGCACGTTATGGGGATGTGACCAGTGGTGTTGTTCTGGTTAAGTCGAAAGCCGGGATACAACCTCTTACTATCGGTATTCGTCTGACAGCTACGGAGAAACTTGCTTCTGTGGGGAAGGGCATTGCGATCAGTAATAATGGGGGAACTCTCTATTTAGGAGCTGATTATGCACTTTCAAACCAATCGCCTCAAGTCTTTGAAGAATCTTATCAAAGATTTGGAATCCAAGCGGCTTATGCGAAGGATTTCCGGTCGGCTACTTTGCGTCTTAATATGCGTGGTTATTGGATGAAGGACAATGATAAAAGAGGGCAGAATACAGTGGATGGTGAATTTCGGAAATACCTGGATCAAAACATATCTTTTTCTGCTAACGGACAGTGGAAATTGAATCGCTCCTGGATTTCCAATCTTGAATATCAGCTAGGGTTTACGTATGGAAGCCAGAAGAATGAATCCAGTACATATTATTCGGGAACACAGCAAGTCACTACCTATACCGCACAGGCAGGTGAACATGCCGGAGTGTTCCTGCCTCCCCATTATTTCTCTCAGTTATCCGTTGAAGGCAAGCCATTGAGCGGAGATGTATCGTTGACTGCCAATCACAGAAAAACGATGGGTGAGAACATCAGTAACCATTTTCAACTGGGACTTCATGCTGAGGTGGAAGGGAATCGTGGAAAAGGAATCTGTTTCAATCCTCTTCGTCCTCCCTTGAAAATGCTCAGAGTGCGCACAAGGTCTTATCGGGATATACCTTTATTATATAAGTATTCTGCTTTTGCTGAAAATCACTTTATTCTCCGTTATGGGAAGATGCGGACCGAAGTGCAGGCGGGAGTACGTTTTACTCAGTTGCCGACTAAGCGTCTACAACGGAACTTTTCTGTTGATCCGCGTATCAATCTTTCCCAGATATTTATTGATAGGACGGATGATGCTTTTCTAAGTCGTTTCAGTGTACGTCTGGGGTGGGGATTGATGCATAAGATGCCTGTACTTGCTTATTTGTATCCCGATAAATCGTATACGGATATGAATTGTTTTACGTACAATGATGCTGAGAATAATCAGCGTCTGACCGTCATGCATACATTTGTAACTGACCGTAATTTTAACTCCGACTTGCGTTTGCCTGTTAATCAGAAGTTTGAAATAGGGGTAAATTTCCGGATAGGAGGTGTTACTGCGGATGTGGTATGGTTTAAGGAACATCTCAAAAATGGCTATTGCACCTCCCAACTTGCCGAACCTTTTTCCTATCGCCGCTATTCCCCCTTGATTAGTAAAGGAGAACAACCGGAATTGACGGATGAGGGTGTCATGAATGATGGTGAACTTCTTTCATATACTTTGAATACTACGTTTGCTACCTATTTATCACCCCAGAATGGTATAGAACAGGAAAAACAAGGTGTTGAGTATACCATTGGTCCGATTCATTCAAAGACGCTGCGTTCTTCATTTTACATAAGTGGCGGATATCTGGATGTATGCGAAAAGAATACGGCACTTTCTGCCTTGCATCCCCAGATAGAAGTGAATGGAAAAGCTTACCCTTATGTAGGTATTTACGAAACAGGGTCTTCTGTTGCGAATACTCAAATCTGGCAGCAATTGAATAGCCGGTTTCAGTGTGTTACTCAAATTCCCGGAATCGGTTTGATCACAAGCCTAACGCTTCAGGCGGTGTGGATGGATAAACAACAGCGGGGAATGGAGAGTCGGTTTAATAATCCTGTGTACACGGATAATAATAATCAGAAGTGCTTGAATCCGGTTTATTATATAGATGGAGAGGGAAACCAACATCCTTTCACGCCGGACATGGCGACGGATGAATGTTTTGCTGATTTAGTGATCAGAGCGAATACAACTACCGCTTTTCTGAAGGACTCGTATAAACCTTATTTCTTATTGAATCTTCGGGTTACTAAAGAGATAGGACGTCATGTTTCGGTTGCTTTTTGTGCTAATAACCTGCTGCAATCCAATCCGAAACGATATCGGCAGAGCATACAGAAATATGCAGTTGTGAATCCGGATTTATATTATGGTGCGGAAATTAGTATCCGTTTTTAA
- a CDS encoding DUF4876 domain-containing protein, whose amino-acid sequence MKYYVLFFFVLFFCACTGDENRSSCSVSVQLLSPTDEVTLPFEEMEVVLTNKDQGTVYTSSCSSDGVALFSVEYGYYTVAVHYQSASGIIFSGRLESLSLLPEQGEEVMKVQLQLARSKINALVIKEIYYVGCKGELGADYQADQYVTLYNNSDETVYLDGLCLALVDPMPGIVSPWVKYTDMKRIPVADMTWQFPGSGKEYPLLPGAETTIATNAVDHTGGEYQHANSVDLSKVDWGFWHVSLSKQNIAPGVKPLNLLLNLNSTAWMYSFPVVGPTFMIFGFEGVSAKEYVNNPLNRENRPQASNRTKFYLMIPKEWVIDCVECVENEAKLANKRVPDELNHEPVYIPEGDYSGKSLIRKSAASTNGHFIYQDTNNAAGDFIVSEPSLKK is encoded by the coding sequence ATGAAATATTATGTATTGTTTTTCTTCGTGTTATTCTTCTGTGCTTGTACCGGGGATGAGAATCGTTCTTCATGTTCAGTGAGTGTCCAACTACTTTCTCCTACGGATGAAGTGACCTTGCCTTTCGAAGAGATGGAGGTGGTATTGACAAATAAGGATCAAGGTACGGTTTATACCTCTTCATGTTCTTCTGATGGAGTAGCTTTGTTTAGTGTGGAATATGGATATTATACAGTTGCCGTACATTATCAATCTGCTTCCGGAATTATTTTCAGTGGAAGATTGGAATCTTTGTCGTTATTGCCCGAACAAGGTGAAGAAGTGATGAAAGTTCAGTTGCAACTGGCGCGCTCTAAAATAAACGCATTGGTCATTAAAGAGATTTATTATGTGGGCTGTAAAGGAGAGTTGGGAGCAGATTATCAGGCTGATCAATATGTTACACTCTATAATAACTCTGATGAGACTGTATATCTGGATGGATTGTGTTTGGCTTTGGTGGATCCGATGCCGGGTATTGTATCTCCCTGGGTGAAATATACGGATATGAAACGGATTCCGGTTGCTGATATGACCTGGCAATTTCCGGGTAGCGGTAAGGAGTATCCTTTATTGCCCGGAGCGGAAACTACCATTGCAACGAATGCTGTAGATCATACCGGAGGCGAATATCAACATGCCAATTCGGTTGACTTATCTAAAGTTGACTGGGGATTCTGGCATGTAAGCCTGAGCAAACAGAACATAGCACCCGGTGTGAAACCATTAAATCTGCTTTTAAATCTTAACTCGACTGCATGGATGTATTCATTTCCGGTGGTTGGACCCACATTCATGATATTTGGATTTGAAGGCGTTAGTGCAAAGGAATATGTAAATAATCCATTGAACAGGGAAAACAGGCCCCAAGCTTCTAATAGGACTAAATTTTATTTGATGATTCCGAAAGAGTGGGTGATTGATTGTGTGGAGTGTGTGGAAAATGAAGCCAAGCTTGCCAATAAGCGTGTGCCTGATGAACTGAACCATGAACCTGTGTATATTCCGGAAGGAGATTATTCAGGGAAATCGTTGATACGTAAAAGCGCAGCATCAACCAACGGGCATTTCATTTATCAGGATACGAACAATGCGGCAGGGGACTTTATCGTATCCGAACCGTCTTTGAAAAAATAA
- a CDS encoding DUF6850 family outer membrane beta-barrel protein: MRSTLFILWLLSAITVYAQSDSLHIYSMQEVYLQNNWLTGANPVGMSFNRFRSFSVAEVGYRFEDGNFGNVSLPASSNKYTVFGESYQTIGNVSLYGKIGYVNNRKQEVNWNGMTGDCWRGINLCDSVSGDQRSEQYQLSGAFSLPVSSHWLIGSRFDYLVDLNAKDTDPRNENQWMEWKITPGVGYECGSHRLGASIFYGNRKETVDYQNIGTHTTYPFLVSYPLGYFKTLPKGENIKWYYSAQEFGGFLQEEGVYGRFRLFQQIGGSLVRQNTVSDRIQNKKEGETDGWKLDYKGVGSLVSSLNRHEWSCKVLFDKSDSYDLLQQQEENMGTWHSSGKVLRSTARITEYGLTYGYYQLYNEWNSRYSIVSGIDFKQTKSQLLFYPAEYSQTVCRFTTYSTFTRNFLLSNARIDLTIGAEYGKGGGTMIAEKQLQSGQNTPAIKLWQNMDRLEQEYNYLTEPRWALHLSLTYTHTASFNWFARLTVGYENASKNLFNSNKENISIQIGLFF; encoded by the coding sequence ATGCGGAGTACATTATTTATTTTATGGCTTCTGTCAGCGATTACCGTATATGCGCAGTCTGATTCATTGCATATCTATTCTATGCAAGAGGTTTATCTGCAGAATAATTGGCTGACAGGAGCTAATCCGGTAGGAATGTCATTCAACCGTTTCCGCTCGTTCTCTGTGGCGGAAGTGGGGTATAGGTTTGAAGATGGAAACTTTGGTAATGTCAGTTTGCCGGCTTCATCCAATAAGTATACGGTGTTTGGTGAATCCTACCAAACTATAGGCAATGTCTCTTTATATGGAAAAATAGGATATGTGAATAACCGGAAGCAAGAGGTGAATTGGAATGGGATGACCGGTGACTGCTGGCGTGGAATAAATCTTTGTGACTCAGTGAGTGGCGATCAACGTTCGGAACAATACCAACTGTCCGGTGCATTTTCATTACCCGTTTCTTCGCATTGGCTGATTGGTTCGAGGTTTGATTATTTAGTTGACCTGAATGCCAAGGATACAGATCCCCGGAATGAAAACCAGTGGATGGAGTGGAAAATAACTCCCGGAGTTGGTTATGAGTGTGGAAGTCATCGTTTGGGTGCTTCCATATTCTATGGCAATCGTAAAGAAACGGTGGATTATCAGAATATAGGTACTCATACGACATATCCTTTCTTAGTTTCTTATCCGTTAGGGTACTTTAAAACTTTGCCTAAAGGGGAAAACATAAAATGGTATTATTCTGCACAGGAATTCGGAGGATTCTTACAAGAAGAGGGAGTTTATGGACGCTTCCGGCTATTTCAACAGATAGGAGGGAGCCTTGTCAGACAAAATACAGTAAGTGACCGTATACAAAACAAGAAAGAAGGTGAAACAGATGGCTGGAAACTGGATTATAAAGGTGTAGGTTCATTAGTTTCTTCGTTGAATCGACACGAATGGAGTTGTAAAGTTTTGTTTGACAAGTCGGATAGTTATGATCTTTTGCAGCAGCAGGAAGAGAACATGGGTACATGGCATTCTTCGGGGAAGGTTCTCCGTTCTACTGCCCGTATTACTGAATATGGGTTGACTTATGGTTACTATCAACTTTATAATGAGTGGAATAGTCGTTATTCTATCGTTTCGGGAATTGACTTTAAGCAGACAAAAAGTCAATTGCTTTTTTATCCGGCTGAATATTCGCAAACTGTATGCCGTTTTACTACATATTCTACATTTACTAGGAATTTCTTATTATCTAATGCTCGAATTGATTTAACTATTGGGGCAGAGTACGGTAAAGGAGGTGGAACTATGATAGCTGAAAAACAGTTGCAATCAGGACAAAATACGCCCGCAATCAAATTATGGCAGAATATGGATCGATTGGAACAGGAGTACAATTACTTAACAGAGCCCAGATGGGCATTACATTTATCTCTAACTTATACTCATACAGCTTCTTTTAATTGGTTTGCCCGACTGACGGTGGGATATGAAAATGCTTCTAAAAATCTTTTTAATTCAAATAAAGAAAATATTTCTATACAAATAGGATTGTTTTTCTAA
- a CDS encoding ATP-binding protein, translated as MEKKENLDGRNLGPGPVGRWIIYIDKCTGCGECVDACSLELLYIENEKVKMTEERYCTECEDCASACAFRAITFR; from the coding sequence ATGGAAAAGAAAGAAAATTTGGATGGCCGGAATTTAGGTCCGGGACCTGTCGGTAGATGGATTATTTACATTGACAAATGTACGGGATGTGGTGAATGTGTGGATGCTTGCAGTTTGGAACTTCTTTACATTGAAAATGAAAAAGTTAAAATGACAGAAGAGAGATACTGTACTGAATGTGAAGATTGTGCTAGTGCTTGTGCATTCAGGGCTATAACCTTTAGATAG
- a CDS encoding helix-turn-helix domain-containing protein gives MDEELSKMPILSVSFDSLLSEVKKMSDRDRIASIIKISYRNEEEIDGIQKQKRLLIEVLPLSSGENRKKILLQLVTIYSNLDRFGISGAYLEGLKWIEMLEANHSLSQKEEWQVNEMKALLLNERGNQEKFLSIWYKLLKQYREADKPEDIGKCLLTIAKHFVMLEDYDNALPLYEEAYQLAVKHELVDLQKSSGIMLIKYLCATGYYSESLEYYNKIKNNQEIISNSSMQNEVVKSYMELNKPDSARIYLAARLLSERGDKIVLNSMMAETYIPEGQEDSAFVFLDRAMKSYKEKAKNCQKQGKEAILPNCFLSPCYLFADLLWKKGKIQQASQYYMIVEPLMKERVKTPVRMELQIKALTNFSSFCRETKQYEKALNLLARRDSVLQMYLEFKAKNDKKNYAERLKIQELKHELNESEDANRVNTHVAAICIFLLVISVAATFKSISMYRKLKKQGAVNYRLQGMIKKCDEGNASESHSASMDQYELLFWQALHKVRDEQYFLKSDLTIEMLADILNTNRSYLSVSINRFCDKGFSVWLNNFRIQHAEQLMRENPSIALKDLPEQCGYATTGTFVRNFKRCHNMSPSEFMNKLLIEQTFPKVERTSSTTH, from the coding sequence TTGGATGAAGAATTGTCAAAGATGCCGATATTATCAGTTTCTTTTGATTCTTTATTATCTGAGGTCAAAAAAATGTCAGATCGGGATAGAATAGCATCTATAATTAAAATATCGTATAGAAACGAAGAAGAGATAGATGGAATACAAAAGCAGAAACGACTTTTAATAGAGGTGTTGCCTTTAAGCTCTGGTGAAAATAGAAAGAAAATTTTGCTTCAATTAGTTACGATTTATAGTAATTTGGATAGATTTGGAATTTCAGGTGCTTATTTAGAGGGGCTTAAATGGATAGAGATGTTGGAAGCCAATCATTCACTTTCACAGAAGGAAGAATGGCAGGTGAATGAAATGAAAGCATTATTGCTTAACGAACGGGGAAATCAAGAAAAATTTCTTTCTATTTGGTATAAATTATTGAAACAATATCGTGAGGCTGATAAGCCAGAAGATATAGGTAAGTGTCTTCTGACTATCGCAAAACATTTTGTGATGTTGGAAGATTACGATAATGCATTGCCATTATATGAAGAGGCTTATCAATTAGCTGTAAAGCATGAACTTGTAGACTTACAAAAATCCTCCGGTATAATGTTGATAAAATATTTATGTGCGACAGGCTATTATTCTGAGTCATTGGAGTATTATAATAAGATTAAGAACAATCAGGAAATAATCTCGAATTCTTCAATGCAGAATGAAGTTGTAAAAAGCTATATGGAGCTTAATAAGCCTGATAGTGCACGTATTTACTTAGCTGCAAGGTTGTTATCAGAAAGAGGCGATAAGATTGTTCTAAACAGTATGATGGCTGAAACCTATATTCCAGAAGGACAGGAAGATTCCGCTTTTGTGTTTTTGGATAGGGCTATGAAATCTTATAAAGAGAAAGCGAAGAACTGTCAAAAACAAGGTAAAGAAGCCATCTTGCCTAATTGTTTTTTATCTCCTTGTTATTTATTTGCTGATTTATTGTGGAAAAAAGGTAAGATTCAACAAGCAAGTCAATATTATATGATTGTTGAACCTTTAATGAAAGAGAGGGTTAAAACGCCCGTTCGGATGGAGCTCCAAATAAAAGCCCTTACCAATTTTAGTTCTTTCTGCCGTGAAACTAAGCAATATGAAAAAGCTCTTAATTTATTAGCTCGACGAGATTCAGTTCTGCAAATGTATTTGGAATTTAAAGCGAAGAACGATAAAAAGAATTATGCAGAGCGTTTAAAGATTCAGGAATTGAAACACGAATTAAATGAGAGTGAAGATGCAAATAGAGTAAATACACATGTGGCTGCAATCTGTATTTTTCTATTAGTGATTTCTGTAGCAGCCACATTCAAGTCCATATCTATGTACCGTAAGTTGAAGAAACAAGGTGCCGTAAATTATAGACTTCAAGGAATGATTAAGAAATGCGATGAAGGAAATGCGTCTGAATCACATTCTGCATCTATGGATCAATATGAACTCTTATTTTGGCAAGCCTTACATAAAGTTCGTGATGAACAATACTTCCTCAAAAGTGACCTTACAATAGAAATGTTGGCTGATATACTGAATACGAATCGTTCTTATTTATCGGTTAGCATCAATAGATTCTGTGATAAAGGCTTCAGTGTTTGGCTGAATAATTTCCGTATTCAGCATGCCGAACAACTGATGAGAGAAAATCCTTCAATTGCTCTTAAAGATTTACCGGAGCAGTGTGGTTATGCAACCACTGGTACTTTTGTTCGGAACTTTAAGAGGTGTCATAACATGAGTCCAAGTGAATTTATGAATAAACTTCTTATAGAACAAACGTTTCCTAAAGTAGAGAGGACTTCTTCAACTACCCATTGA
- a CDS encoding flavin reductase, giving the protein MKTTILLPVISLFLFLASCTNPSDKKVNDQTSESSESGVTFTDWRSRYDKLESSDLPDNVIQLIGKEWMLVTAGDESSYNTMTASWGGMGYIWERPSTFIFIRDTRYTYQFLQQHESFTLSFFNEKYRNALRICGTMSGRNTDKVKETGLTPLETPSGLMSFEEARMIIECKKMFVQELDYGNLVEPYKSQIMEEAYKNEPSKHQMFISEIVNIWIKK; this is encoded by the coding sequence ATGAAAACAACGATTTTATTACCGGTAATCAGTCTTTTCTTATTCCTTGCATCTTGCACGAATCCCAGTGATAAGAAAGTAAATGATCAAACTTCCGAATCCTCCGAAAGTGGTGTAACCTTTACTGATTGGAGATCTCGTTACGATAAACTTGAATCCTCCGATTTGCCCGACAATGTGATTCAACTGATTGGTAAAGAGTGGATGCTTGTAACGGCAGGCGATGAAAGTTCCTATAATACAATGACTGCCAGTTGGGGTGGTATGGGGTACATTTGGGAACGTCCTTCTACTTTTATTTTTATACGCGATACCCGCTATACTTATCAATTCCTCCAACAGCATGAGAGTTTCACCCTCAGCTTCTTTAATGAAAAATATCGCAATGCCCTGCGTATATGCGGTACGATGTCAGGAAGGAATACGGATAAGGTGAAAGAGACCGGACTTACTCCTCTAGAAACTCCTTCAGGATTAATGAGCTTTGAAGAAGCACGAATGATTATTGAGTGCAAAAAGATGTTTGTTCAGGAGTTGGACTATGGCAACCTGGTCGAACCTTATAAATCACAAATCATGGAGGAAGCTTATAAAAACGAACCTTCCAAACATCAAATGTTTATTTCAGAAATCGTCAATATTTGGATTAAGAAATAA
- a CDS encoding beta-ketoacyl-ACP synthase III yields MEKINAVITGVGGYIPDYILTNDEISKMVDTTDEWIMGRIGIKERRILHEEGLGTSYMARKAAKQLMQRTNSQPDEIDLVIVATTTPDYRLPSTASILCERLGLKRAFAFDVQAVCSGFLYALETGANFIRSGNYKKIIVVGAEKMSSIIDYTDRATCPIFGDGAAAFMLEPTTEDLGVMDSVLRTDGKGLPFLHIKAGGSVCTPSYYTLDNHMHYIYQEGRTVFKYAVANMANACEAVIERNYLSKDDIDWVIPHQANQRIITAVTQRLEIPTEKVMVNIERYGNTSAATLPLCIWDFEDKLKKGDNLIFTAFGAGFAWGAIYVKWGYDGKKES; encoded by the coding sequence ATGGAGAAAATAAACGCAGTAATTACAGGAGTCGGAGGATATATACCCGATTATATCCTAACCAATGATGAGATTTCCAAAATGGTCGATACTACCGATGAATGGATTATGGGGCGTATAGGCATAAAGGAAAGACGTATTTTGCATGAAGAGGGACTGGGAACTTCGTATATGGCCCGCAAAGCTGCCAAACAGTTAATGCAACGTACGAATTCTCAACCGGATGAAATTGATCTGGTGATTGTTGCTACTACCACTCCTGACTATCGTTTACCTTCTACAGCCTCCATCTTGTGTGAGCGACTGGGATTGAAACGTGCTTTTGCTTTCGATGTACAAGCAGTTTGCAGCGGTTTCCTGTATGCACTGGAAACGGGAGCAAACTTTATTCGCTCGGGAAACTACAAGAAGATTATTGTGGTAGGGGCTGAGAAAATGTCTTCAATCATAGATTATACGGATCGTGCCACTTGTCCCATTTTCGGTGATGGGGCGGCAGCCTTCATGCTGGAACCTACTACGGAAGATTTAGGTGTAATGGATTCAGTGCTGAGAACAGATGGTAAGGGACTGCCTTTCCTACATATTAAAGCGGGTGGCTCTGTATGTACTCCTTCGTATTATACGCTGGATAATCACATGCATTACATTTATCAGGAAGGGCGTACGGTTTTCAAATATGCCGTGGCCAATATGGCTAATGCTTGTGAAGCTGTCATTGAAAGAAACTATTTAAGTAAAGACGATATTGACTGGGTAATTCCCCACCAGGCCAACCAGCGCATTATCACTGCTGTAACGCAACGTCTGGAGATTCCAACCGAGAAAGTGATGGTTAATATAGAACGTTATGGCAATACGAGTGCCGCCACACTTCCGCTTTGTATCTGGGATTTTGAAGATAAGCTAAAGAAAGGCGATAACCTCATTTTTACAGCATTTGGGGCAGGGTTTGCCTGGGGTGCTATTTATGTAAAGTGGGGATATGATGGAAAAAAGGAGTCATAA
- a CDS encoding glutamine synthetase family protein: MNHELSMSANQLVAALQKPASEFTKADIISYIKENDIRMVNFMYPAADGRLKTLNFVINDAAYLDAILTCGERVDGSSLFPFIEAGSSDLYVVPRFCTAFIDPFAETTTLSMLCSYFNKDGKLLESSPEYTLRKACKAFTDVTGMEFQAMGELEYYVISEDSGLFPATDQRGYHESAPYAKFNDFRTDCMLHIAKAGGQIKYGHSEVGNFTLDGKIYEQNEIEFLPVRADLAADQLMIAKWVIRNLAYQYGYDITFAPKITAGKAGSGLHIHMRIMKDGQNQMLKDGVLSETARKAIAGMMELASSITAFGNTNPTSYFRLVPHQEAPTNICWGDRNRSVLVRVPLGWSAKTDMCMLANPLEAPSHYDTTQKQTVEMRSPDGSADLYQLIAGLAVACRHGFEIENALEIAEKTYVNVNIHKKENEDKLKQLAQLPDSCAASADCLEKQRAIFEQYHVFSPAMVDGIISKLRSYEDRTLRSEVRDNQEEMLKLVNKYFHCG; this comes from the coding sequence ATGAATCATGAACTATCGATGAGCGCCAATCAACTGGTGGCTGCTCTTCAAAAACCGGCTTCCGAATTTACGAAAGCAGACATTATTTCTTATATCAAGGAGAATGATATTCGCATGGTGAACTTCATGTATCCCGCTGCAGACGGGCGACTGAAAACATTGAATTTTGTCATTAACGATGCAGCTTACCTTGATGCCATACTGACTTGTGGTGAACGTGTAGACGGATCGAGCCTTTTCCCATTTATTGAGGCGGGCAGTAGCGACTTGTATGTAGTGCCGCGTTTTTGCACAGCCTTTATCGATCCTTTTGCTGAAACTACAACACTTTCCATGCTTTGCTCTTACTTCAATAAAGATGGCAAACTTCTGGAAAGCTCACCGGAATATACGTTGCGTAAAGCTTGCAAAGCCTTTACTGATGTAACCGGAATGGAATTTCAGGCTATGGGTGAATTGGAATATTATGTAATATCAGAAGATAGTGGACTGTTCCCTGCCACTGACCAACGTGGCTATCATGAATCTGCTCCTTATGCCAAGTTCAATGACTTCCGTACCGACTGTATGCTGCATATTGCAAAGGCGGGCGGACAGATCAAATACGGGCATTCCGAGGTAGGTAACTTCACGCTTGACGGTAAAATCTATGAGCAGAATGAAATTGAATTTCTGCCAGTACGTGCCGACCTGGCTGCCGATCAGTTGATGATTGCGAAATGGGTTATCCGTAATCTGGCCTATCAATACGGGTATGACATTACGTTTGCTCCGAAAATTACAGCTGGAAAGGCCGGTTCAGGATTGCATATCCATATGCGTATTATGAAAGACGGTCAAAACCAGATGTTGAAAGACGGTGTACTTTCTGAAACTGCCCGTAAGGCTATTGCGGGAATGATGGAGCTTGCATCTTCCATTACAGCTTTTGGTAATACGAATCCTACTTCTTATTTCCGTTTGGTGCCGCATCAGGAAGCTCCGACAAATATTTGTTGGGGTGACCGTAACCGTTCCGTATTGGTACGTGTTCCGCTTGGATGGTCGGCAAAGACAGATATGTGTATGCTGGCTAATCCGTTGGAAGCTCCCAGTCACTATGATACAACACAGAAACAAACTGTGGAAATGCGCTCTCCGGACGGTTCTGCCGATTTGTACCAACTGATAGCCGGATTGGCCGTAGCATGTCGTCATGGTTTTGAAATTGAAAATGCTTTGGAGATTGCAGAAAAGACCTATGTGAATGTGAACATTCATAAGAAGGAAAATGAGGATAAGCTGAAACAATTGGCTCAACTCCCTGATAGCTGTGCCGCTTCTGCTGATTGCCTGGAAAAACAGCGTGCTATTTTCGAACAGTATCATGTATTTAGCCCTGCAATGGTCGATGGAATTATCAGTAAATTGCGTTCCTATGAAGATCGTACCTTGCGTAGTGAAGTACGTGACAATCAGGAGGAAATGCTAAAACTGGTTAATAAGTATTTCCATTGCGGATAA
- a CDS encoding VOC family protein — protein MTSNVKSLVYKMNIVVDCKDAGVLAEFYSKLLGWELTHQCANGWAAITSPSGMVMAFQEIEEYQPPVWPWKEGKQGQMLHLDFYVENLEEAVAYAIQLGARQADEQYFRTSRTMFDPAGHPFCLDTEEAE, from the coding sequence ATGACATCAAATGTGAAATCTTTAGTCTATAAAATGAATATAGTGGTTGACTGTAAAGATGCAGGAGTTTTAGCTGAGTTTTACAGTAAATTGCTGGGGTGGGAGCTGACACATCAATGTGCGAATGGTTGGGCGGCTATTACTTCTCCATCCGGCATGGTGATGGCGTTTCAGGAGATTGAAGAGTACCAGCCACCTGTATGGCCTTGGAAAGAAGGTAAGCAGGGACAAATGCTTCATCTTGATTTCTATGTGGAAAATTTGGAGGAGGCTGTGGCTTATGCCATTCAGTTGGGAGCCCGGCAGGCGGATGAGCAGTACTTCAGGACTTCACGAACGATGTTTGATCCGGCAGGACATCCTTTCTGTCTTGATACGGAAGAGGCTGAATAA